From Labeo rohita strain BAU-BD-2019 unplaced genomic scaffold, IGBB_LRoh.1.0 scaffold_425, whole genome shotgun sequence, the proteins below share one genomic window:
- the LOC127160680 gene encoding SLAM family member 5-like: protein MGVFGESLSVMEGDSVFLHTDVTKIHENDDILWTYGAERPLIAKINKLKKIFNTSTGPDGRFRDRLKLNNQTGSLTITNITTQHAGLYELMISGVKSTSKTFSVSVYAHLPVPVIIREYSQNHSSSQQNCSLLCSVVNVSDVSLSWYKGNSLLSSISVSDLSISLSLPLEVEYQDKNTYSCVINNPIRNQTTHLDISELCHTFENSGSQSVLISAATAAGFLLTVALFGIFLICKKHRKTAREVETCTEEITYTDQVFYKRNAQKWNIKEEDRVDYAPISITQREADPAI, encoded by the exons GTGTGTTTGGCGAGTCACTATCAGTAATGGAAGGAGATTCTGTTTTTCTACACACTGATGTTactaaaatacatgaaaatgatGACATACTGTGGACATATGGAGCTGAAAGGCCTCTGATAGCTAAAAtcaataaactgaaaaaaatcttCAACACATCCACTGGtcctgatgggagattcagagacagactgaagctgaacaatcaaactggatctctgaccatcacaaacatcacaactcAACATGCTGGACTCTATGAACTAATGATAAGTGGAGTAAAATCAAcatcaaaaacattcagtgtttCTGTCTATG CTCATCTGCCTGTTCCTGTAATTATCAGAGAGTATTCTCAAAACCATTCATcatcacagcagaattgttcattgttgtgttcagtggtgaatgtgagtgatgtgagtctctcctggtacaaaggaaacagtttattgtccagcatcagtgtgtctgatctcagcatcagtctctctctacctctggaggtggaatatcaggataaaaacacctacagctgtgtgatcaacaatcccatcagaaACCAGACCACACATCTGGACATCAGTGAACTCTGTCACACATTTGAAA ACTCAGGATCTCAGTCCGTGCTGATCTCTGCTGCTACTGCTGCTGGATTTCTGTTGACTGTAGCTTTATTTGGGATCTTCCTGATCTGCAAGAAACACAGAAAAACTGCTAGAGAAG TTGAGACTTGTACCGAAGAGATCACTTACACTGATCAAGTGTTCTACAAAAGAAACGCACAGAAATGG